One region of Primulina tabacum isolate GXHZ01 chromosome 1, ASM2559414v2, whole genome shotgun sequence genomic DNA includes:
- the LOC142543177 gene encoding uncharacterized protein LOC142543177 isoform X1, whose amino-acid sequence MGLKNLVHLRAKKISHEDLAEKFDLTMLRTLSFYFMENLEGRLKDLLGLTGFGSNILNHNISDDFGSMTIEELYPFISYDKRKRIADMFPQDMSANQKQKTGN is encoded by the exons ATGGGTTTAAAGAACTTGGTCCATCTTCGTGCGAAGAAGATCAGTCATGAGGATTTAGCGGAGAAATTCGACCTAACGATGCTTAGAACACTCA GTTTCTATTTCATGGAAAATTTGGAAGGGCGGCTTAAGGATTTACTGGGCCTTACAGGTTTTGGTTCTAATATATTGAATCATAATATCAGTGATGATTTTGGTAGTATGACTATCGAGGAGTTATATCCATTCATCAGTTATGATAAGAGGAAAAGAATTGCTGATAT GTTTCCTCAGGACATGTCTGCAAATCAAAAGCAGAAGACCGGCAACTGA
- the LOC142543177 gene encoding uncharacterized protein LOC142543177 isoform X2, with the protein MRLAPDLKTLRGHCRANLRAWSTHLGFYFMENLEGRLKDLLGLTGFGSNILNHNISDDFGSMTIEELYPFISYDKRKRIADMFPQDMSANQKQKTGN; encoded by the exons ATGAGGCTTGCGCCTGACCTCAAGACATTGCGAGGACATTGTAGGGCCAACCTTCGGGCATGGAGCACGCATCTTG GTTTCTATTTCATGGAAAATTTGGAAGGGCGGCTTAAGGATTTACTGGGCCTTACAGGTTTTGGTTCTAATATATTGAATCATAATATCAGTGATGATTTTGGTAGTATGACTATCGAGGAGTTATATCCATTCATCAGTTATGATAAGAGGAAAAGAATTGCTGATAT GTTTCCTCAGGACATGTCTGCAAATCAAAAGCAGAAGACCGGCAACTGA